In a genomic window of Dyadobacter fermentans DSM 18053:
- a CDS encoding phytanoyl-CoA dioxygenase family protein, translating into MAKQLLTHAQIEQYNTDGYLIVRGFYDAEEVSRLYRIAIDDAAISKHAINVNDSTGKRSKLSLWYKPGDDVYGLLTRGKTLVRAVDQLLERQAGDVSHSVCHYHSKLMQKEPRVGGAWEWHQDYGYWYKNEFLYPGQMMSVMVAITDANVENGCLQVIRGSHKIGRVEHGFSGEQVGASQHHVDLALRAMEHVFVELNAGDALFFHSNILHRSEANLSDRPRWSLISCYNRSTNIGYNESSSGSASITPIDIVPDDALLTREAGGLAESEADFLSKEADVSLK; encoded by the coding sequence ATGGCTAAGCAATTATTGACGCACGCACAAATTGAACAGTACAATACCGACGGTTATCTGATCGTCCGCGGCTTTTACGATGCAGAGGAAGTTTCGCGGCTTTACCGCATTGCCATCGACGACGCGGCCATCAGCAAGCACGCGATTAATGTCAACGACAGTACCGGCAAGCGGAGCAAACTTTCCCTGTGGTACAAACCCGGTGACGATGTGTACGGCCTGCTTACCCGCGGCAAAACACTCGTACGGGCCGTAGACCAGCTGCTCGAACGGCAAGCCGGCGATGTTTCGCATTCTGTTTGCCACTATCATTCCAAACTCATGCAGAAAGAGCCGCGGGTAGGCGGCGCGTGGGAATGGCACCAGGATTATGGCTACTGGTATAAAAATGAATTCCTGTATCCCGGGCAGATGATGTCGGTGATGGTCGCAATTACGGACGCGAACGTGGAAAACGGCTGTCTGCAAGTGATCCGAGGTTCGCACAAAATCGGTCGTGTGGAGCATGGTTTTTCGGGAGAGCAGGTGGGCGCCTCGCAGCATCATGTCGATCTCGCTTTGCGTGCGATGGAGCATGTTTTCGTGGAGCTGAATGCCGGTGACGCGCTGTTTTTTCATAGCAATATCCTGCACCGCTCCGAGGCCAATTTGTCCGACCGGCCGCGTTGGTCTTTGATTTCGTGCTACAACCGTTCGACCAATATCGGCTACAACGAATCGTCGTCGGGTTCAGCCAGTATCACGCCGATAGACATCGTGCCGGACGACGCGTTACTTACCCGCGAAGCAGGCGGGCTAGCCGAATCCGAGGCCGATTTTCTGAGCAAGGAAGCTGATGTATCATTGAAATAA
- the hppD gene encoding 4-hydroxyphenylpyruvate dioxygenase: protein MLPQTAPAPRHTTDFLPINGTDYVELYVGNALQSAHYFRNAFGFQPLAMAGLETGLTDRESYVVVQDKIRLVFTSPLHGGTAIGAHIDRHGDGVKAIALWVDDAESAFRETVSRGAEPFFEPVTEQDAHGRTVRAGICTYGDTVHVFVERTHYDGVFLPGFVAWQPEHSPGPVGLRYIDHMVGNVGWNEMNRWVKFYEEVMGFKMMVSFDDKDISTEYSALMSKVMSNGNGRIKFPINEPAEGKKKSQVEEYLDFYGGPGVQHIAVATDHIVDTVRALRDRGVEFLRVPAAYYDDLLSRVGHIDEDMESLRELGILVDRDDEGYLLQIFTRPVMPRPTLFFEIIQRKGAQSFGKGNFKALFEAIEREQMARGTL from the coding sequence ATGCTCCCCCAAACCGCCCCCGCCCCCCGCCACACGACCGACTTCCTGCCTATTAACGGGACGGATTATGTGGAACTTTATGTCGGGAATGCGCTGCAATCGGCGCATTATTTCCGGAATGCATTCGGGTTTCAGCCGCTGGCGATGGCCGGGCTTGAAACCGGGCTCACCGACCGCGAATCGTACGTGGTGGTGCAGGACAAGATCCGGCTCGTTTTCACCTCTCCGCTGCACGGCGGCACGGCCATTGGCGCGCATATCGACCGCCATGGCGATGGTGTAAAGGCCATTGCATTGTGGGTGGACGATGCCGAAAGTGCGTTTCGCGAGACCGTCAGCCGCGGGGCCGAGCCCTTTTTTGAACCGGTTACCGAGCAGGACGCACACGGCCGGACGGTGCGGGCCGGAATATGCACTTATGGTGACACGGTGCATGTTTTTGTGGAGCGGACGCATTATGATGGCGTTTTCCTTCCCGGATTTGTCGCCTGGCAGCCGGAGCACTCGCCCGGGCCGGTCGGGTTGCGGTATATCGATCACATGGTAGGGAATGTGGGCTGGAACGAAATGAACCGCTGGGTGAAGTTTTACGAGGAAGTGATGGGTTTTAAAATGATGGTTTCTTTCGATGACAAGGACATTTCGACGGAATATTCGGCGCTCATGAGCAAAGTGATGAGCAATGGCAACGGGCGGATCAAGTTTCCGATCAACGAACCGGCGGAGGGTAAGAAGAAATCGCAGGTGGAAGAATACCTCGATTTTTACGGCGGCCCGGGCGTGCAGCATATTGCCGTGGCTACCGACCACATTGTCGACACCGTGCGTGCGCTGCGCGACCGCGGCGTGGAGTTTCTGCGCGTCCCTGCGGCCTATTACGACGACCTCCTCAGCCGCGTCGGGCATATCGATGAAGACATGGAAAGCCTCCGCGAACTCGGCATTCTGGTCGACCGCGACGACGAGGGTTACCTCTTGCAGATATTTACCCGGCCGGTCATGCCCCGCCCTACTTTGTTTTTTGAGATCATTCAAAGAAAAGGTGCGCAATCGTTTGGGAAAGGGAATTTCAAAGCATTGTTCGAGGCGATCGAGCGCGAGCAGATGGCGCGCGGCACACTTTAA
- a CDS encoding sugar phosphate isomerase/epimerase family protein, with translation MNIQFFAPEWGNTLPFDTFCANVKAAGYDGVEMALPFEAPEKQAILDTLAAHGLQLIGQYWQSLEKDIDEHAANYEKYLRNLIDARPVLINCQTGKDYFDNAQNQRLFALAAALSAESGIPIIHETHRGKSLFAAHVTKHYLQTNPKLRIALDISHWCSVHESLLADLPDEVALAISRTDHIHSRVGHPEGPQVNDPRAPEWADVLDAHLGWWDRVVAAHEQRGTTLTITTEFGPAPYMPSMPYTQMPLVSQWDVNVHMKNLLQQRYRNN, from the coding sequence ATGAATATTCAATTTTTTGCTCCCGAATGGGGCAATACGCTGCCTTTCGATACTTTTTGTGCAAATGTAAAAGCGGCGGGCTACGACGGCGTAGAGATGGCGCTGCCCTTCGAAGCGCCGGAAAAGCAGGCGATTCTTGATACACTGGCAGCACATGGCCTTCAACTGATCGGGCAATACTGGCAGTCGTTGGAGAAAGACATTGACGAGCATGCCGCCAATTACGAAAAATACCTTCGCAACCTGATCGACGCCAGGCCGGTACTTATCAATTGCCAAACGGGGAAGGACTATTTCGATAATGCTCAAAATCAGCGGCTTTTCGCGCTGGCGGCGGCATTGTCCGCCGAATCGGGCATTCCCATTATTCATGAAACGCACCGGGGCAAAAGCCTTTTTGCGGCGCATGTCACTAAGCATTACCTGCAAACCAACCCCAAGCTCCGCATCGCGCTCGACATTTCACATTGGTGCAGCGTTCACGAGTCACTCCTGGCCGACCTGCCCGACGAAGTAGCGCTCGCCATCTCCCGCACCGATCACATCCACAGCCGCGTGGGCCATCCCGAAGGCCCGCAGGTGAACGACCCGCGCGCGCCCGAATGGGCCGACGTACTTGATGCACATCTGGGCTGGTGGGATCGCGTGGTAGCTGCGCACGAGCAAAGGGGAACGACACTCACCATCACCACCGAGTTCGGCCCTGCACCCTACATGCCATCCATGCCGTACACGCAGATGCCGCTGGTGAGCCAGTGGGATGTGAATGTGCACATGAAGAACCTTTTGCAGCAGCGATACCGCAATAATTAG
- a CDS encoding AraC family transcriptional regulator has translation MRKSRGFDGELIIEIPKVATSHCEQLPLISHLFISRMGYYPKALHHYYQRPNGISQAILLYCTDGQGWIELGGNQLHVRAGEVILLPTELPHAYGADTQNPWSIYWMHIAGDHSDAAVAAVMDRDGEPARAVHVGFSDERNALFTHIASTLLKGYSASNLLQANLALPHYLSSFIAPEHFGAQKPSAGAGSPTEKAILYMQENLSNSLSLDNIARSVNLSVSFFSRRFKKDTGYAPIEYFNYLRIQKACQLLHFSTWRINEVASAIGIDDPFYFSRLFKQQMGLSPAHYRKNKDIPRQ, from the coding sequence ATGCGCAAAAGCAGAGGCTTCGACGGCGAGCTGATCATCGAAATACCCAAAGTAGCGACTTCCCACTGCGAGCAATTGCCGCTGATCAGCCATTTGTTCATTTCAAGAATGGGTTATTATCCCAAAGCATTGCACCATTATTACCAGCGCCCTAACGGCATTTCGCAGGCTATCCTGCTGTATTGTACTGATGGACAGGGCTGGATCGAACTGGGCGGAAACCAGCTGCACGTACGCGCGGGCGAGGTCATTCTGCTGCCTACTGAGCTGCCCCATGCCTATGGCGCCGACACCCAAAACCCGTGGAGCATTTACTGGATGCACATCGCCGGCGACCATTCCGATGCGGCCGTGGCGGCGGTAATGGACCGCGACGGCGAACCCGCCCGAGCCGTTCACGTAGGGTTTTCCGACGAGCGAAATGCGCTTTTCACGCACATTGCCAGCACATTACTGAAAGGTTACAGCGCGTCTAACCTGCTGCAAGCTAACCTTGCATTGCCGCATTACCTGTCGTCGTTCATCGCCCCGGAGCATTTCGGTGCGCAAAAGCCCTCCGCAGGCGCCGGCAGCCCTACCGAGAAAGCGATTTTATACATGCAGGAAAATCTTTCCAATTCCCTTTCGCTGGATAATATTGCCCGTTCGGTAAATTTATCGGTCTCATTTTTTTCCCGGAGATTCAAGAAAGATACCGGCTACGCGCCCATCGAATACTTCAACTATCTTCGAATCCAGAAGGCCTGCCAGCTGCTGCATTTCAGCACATGGCGGATCAATGAAGTGGCTTCCGCCATCGGTATTGACGATCCATTTTACTTTTCGAGGCTTTTCAAGCAGCAAATGGGCCTGTCGCCGGCGCATTACCGAAAAAACAAGGACATACCGCGACAGTGA
- a CDS encoding TldD/PmbA family protein — protein MKRRDFMQMSGFGLGAMMLAEVPVLGYPVQEERLLEPWLDVSVKKKLAETALNGARDKGATYTDVRIGRYLQQYLFTREKQVQNIVNGESYGIGIRVIANGTWGFSATSDVSPEGIARCAATAVAIAKANSKFQKEPVVLAAQQGVGDKTWKTPLSKNAFEIPVREKIDLLMKVNGAAMDNGANFVTSNLFFINEQKYFASTDGSFIDQDIHRIWPTFTVTVTDKASGKFKTRDAISSPMGMGYEYLDGLATEKIAGPNGLVGYRNSYDMVEDAIVAAKQAKEKVTAKSVEPGKYDLVLDPNHLGLTIHESVGHPTELDRVLGYEANYAGTSFATLDKWKTRNFNYGSKLVNIVADKTQPNTLGAVGYDDEGVPCKEWDIIKDGILVNYQAIRDQVQILGEKESHGCCYADDWSSVQFQRMPNISLKPGTEKRSVTDMIKGVEKGIYIIGRGSYSIDQQRYNFQFGGQVFYEIKNGELTGMLDDVAYQSNTQEFWNSCVQLCDKDDYRTFGSFFDGKGQPAQISAVSHGSSTTRFNGVNVINTGRRI, from the coding sequence ATGAAAAGAAGAGATTTTATGCAAATGTCGGGCTTCGGCCTGGGAGCAATGATGCTTGCCGAGGTGCCCGTTTTAGGGTATCCTGTGCAGGAAGAGCGGCTCCTGGAACCCTGGCTCGACGTTTCAGTAAAGAAAAAGCTCGCCGAAACTGCACTGAACGGCGCGCGCGACAAAGGGGCTACGTACACAGACGTCCGTATTGGACGGTATTTGCAGCAATACCTTTTCACGCGCGAAAAACAGGTTCAAAACATTGTCAACGGTGAGTCCTACGGCATCGGCATTCGCGTGATCGCCAATGGGACCTGGGGCTTCTCTGCTACGAGCGACGTCTCGCCCGAAGGCATTGCCCGCTGCGCCGCAACCGCCGTGGCGATTGCCAAGGCCAATTCGAAGTTCCAGAAGGAGCCGGTGGTACTTGCCGCTCAGCAGGGTGTCGGCGATAAAACGTGGAAAACGCCCCTTAGCAAAAATGCATTCGAAATACCCGTGCGGGAGAAGATCGATCTGCTGATGAAGGTGAACGGCGCCGCAATGGACAATGGTGCCAATTTTGTGACCTCCAACCTGTTCTTTATCAACGAACAAAAGTATTTTGCTTCTACCGATGGCTCATTTATCGACCAGGATATCCATCGCATATGGCCGACGTTTACCGTCACGGTGACCGACAAAGCCTCAGGCAAATTCAAAACGCGCGACGCGATCAGCTCGCCGATGGGCATGGGCTACGAATACCTCGACGGCCTGGCTACCGAAAAAATCGCAGGCCCGAACGGATTAGTCGGCTATCGGAATTCGTACGATATGGTCGAAGACGCGATCGTGGCGGCCAAGCAGGCGAAGGAGAAAGTGACGGCCAAATCCGTAGAGCCGGGCAAATATGACCTTGTTCTCGACCCCAATCACCTCGGACTTACCATCCACGAGTCGGTAGGTCACCCCACGGAACTTGATCGCGTGCTGGGCTACGAAGCGAACTATGCCGGAACCAGCTTCGCAACGCTAGACAAATGGAAAACCCGCAACTTCAATTACGGCAGCAAGCTCGTCAACATAGTTGCCGACAAAACCCAGCCAAACACGTTAGGCGCGGTCGGTTATGACGACGAGGGCGTGCCGTGCAAGGAATGGGACATTATCAAGGACGGCATTCTCGTCAACTACCAGGCCATTCGCGATCAGGTGCAAATCCTGGGCGAGAAAGAGTCGCACGGATGCTGCTATGCCGACGACTGGAGTTCAGTACAATTCCAGCGCATGCCCAACATCAGCCTCAAACCGGGCACCGAGAAACGCAGCGTGACGGACATGATCAAAGGCGTCGAAAAAGGCATTTACATCATCGGCCGCGGCTCTTATTCGATTGATCAGCAACGATATAATTTCCAGTTTGGCGGGCAGGTCTTCTACGAAATCAAAAACGGCGAGCTCACCGGCATGCTCGACGACGTGGCCTACCAATCCAACACCCAGGAATTCTGGAACTCGTGCGTGCAGCTGTGCGACAAAGACGATTACCGTACCTTCGGCTCATTCTTCGACGGCAAGGGACAACCCGCACAAATCAGCGCAGTATCCCACGGAAGTTCAACAACGAGGTTTAACGGGGTGAATGTTATTAATACGGGGAGGAGGATTTAA
- a CDS encoding response regulator, producing MSILYVDHEINNLNSFKATFRRDAKIYLAKSTEEGLKILDEHKIDVIFADHQMPEMTGLEFLKHASNQYPSSMRVLLTGNAYTEEFRWAAGKGYFHSYVNKPWDEQQLRTLMVSRLY from the coding sequence ATGAGCATCCTTTATGTTGACCATGAAATTAATAATCTGAATTCCTTCAAAGCGACCTTCCGCAGGGATGCCAAGATTTACCTGGCCAAGTCAACCGAAGAAGGTTTGAAGATCCTCGACGAGCATAAAATCGACGTCATTTTCGCCGATCATCAGATGCCCGAAATGACAGGGCTGGAATTCCTCAAACACGCTTCGAACCAATATCCTTCCAGTATGCGCGTGCTGCTTACCGGCAATGCATATACCGAAGAGTTTCGCTGGGCAGCCGGCAAAGGATATTTCCATAGCTATGTGAACAAGCCCTGGGACGAGCAGCAGCTTCGGACGCTGATGGTTTCGCGTCTGTACTAG
- a CDS encoding glycoside hydrolase family 9 protein produces the protein MRKHYLHLPGKGILMLLLGLMLSVQGVAQVSQFIHVDQFGYAPAAEKVAVLSNPVVGYNAALSYTPPATMEVRNSVTNAVVFTGPVTVWNNGNTQATSGDQGWWFDFSALNAVGSYYVFDPANNQRSAVFEVTSNPYGNVMLAAVKMFYYNRCNLPKVAPYAQSKWTDGNNFMNALQDQQCRYVYDQSNATLEKNLTGGWFDAGDYNKYVAFTHSPLHDLLYAYEENPSVFTDNFNIPESSNGIPDLLDEVKWELDWLFKMTNADGSTHNKMGSRNYSENISSPPSANVEGRYYGPTCTSASATIASVFSHAALVYAGIPALASYAGALEAKAVSCFNYVQPFFNANTLQTNCDDGSIVSGDADVAVGPQRNMMVIAAIYLFERTGNAVYNQFVVDHYAGTDVMSSGYWGVDATELQDALLRYAQLPGANPTVAAAIRNSAGTAVNGNWNDFFGWTTADLYRAFMPDWSYHWGSNMPKADYANVNRTMLKAGLGNAASLRRKATEQVHYFHGVNPQGLVYLSNMYGVGGERCANEIYHAWFNDGTIYDNALTSPNGPAPGYVVGGPNADYTISSQSPPFGQPRQKSYLDFNTGWPTNSWEITEPAIYYQAAYIRLLAHSTLPIEDPLPVELADFYLKELSNGQAQLFWKTASEVDNERFEIERSTDGTDFRLIGEVKGNLTSQHAHHYTFTDTEAPGITSYYRLKQIDVDGQFEYSKIIALYRNGDVAFRIAPNPLTDYLDLQMPPQTGRTTVKIINMAGVEVMRREMNGSGRVAIPDITKGIYLLSVEQGSDKLFTQRIFKN, from the coding sequence ATGAGGAAACATTACCTCCATTTGCCAGGGAAGGGCATTCTGATGCTTTTGCTGGGATTGATGCTATCGGTGCAGGGAGTTGCGCAGGTTAGCCAGTTCATTCACGTCGATCAGTTCGGATATGCGCCCGCCGCCGAAAAGGTGGCTGTGCTCAGCAATCCGGTTGTGGGTTACAATGCAGCATTGAGCTACACGCCGCCTGCGACAATGGAAGTGCGGAACAGCGTCACCAATGCGGTGGTGTTCACCGGCCCGGTTACCGTTTGGAATAATGGTAACACACAGGCCACATCCGGCGACCAGGGTTGGTGGTTCGATTTCTCGGCGCTGAACGCCGTGGGAAGCTATTATGTATTTGATCCGGCGAACAACCAGCGCTCGGCCGTTTTTGAAGTGACGTCCAATCCCTACGGCAATGTGATGCTGGCGGCCGTTAAAATGTTTTATTACAACCGCTGCAACCTACCGAAAGTGGCCCCTTATGCCCAAAGCAAATGGACGGACGGCAACAATTTCATGAATGCATTGCAGGACCAGCAGTGCCGCTACGTGTACGACCAAAGCAATGCCACGCTGGAAAAGAACCTCACCGGCGGCTGGTTCGATGCGGGAGATTATAATAAGTATGTGGCGTTTACGCACAGCCCGCTGCACGACCTGCTCTATGCCTACGAGGAAAACCCTTCGGTTTTTACAGATAATTTCAACATTCCCGAAAGCAGCAACGGCATTCCCGACTTGCTCGACGAGGTGAAATGGGAGCTCGACTGGCTTTTCAAAATGACTAATGCCGACGGCAGCACGCACAACAAAATGGGCAGCCGGAATTACAGCGAAAACATCTCTTCACCGCCCAGCGCGAATGTGGAAGGGCGTTACTATGGCCCTACCTGCACTTCGGCATCGGCCACGATTGCCTCGGTTTTCTCGCACGCGGCGCTCGTGTACGCGGGTATTCCCGCGCTCGCATCGTACGCGGGAGCGCTGGAAGCCAAAGCGGTGAGCTGCTTTAATTACGTGCAGCCGTTTTTCAATGCCAATACATTACAAACCAACTGCGACGACGGCAGCATCGTGTCCGGCGATGCGGATGTGGCCGTGGGGCCGCAGCGAAACATGATGGTGATCGCCGCGATTTACCTTTTTGAGCGGACGGGCAATGCGGTTTACAATCAGTTTGTAGTCGATCATTATGCCGGAACCGACGTCATGAGCTCGGGATATTGGGGCGTGGATGCCACCGAATTGCAGGATGCATTGCTGCGCTACGCCCAGCTCCCCGGCGCCAACCCCACGGTCGCCGCGGCCATTCGGAACTCGGCCGGTACGGCGGTGAACGGCAACTGGAACGATTTCTTCGGCTGGACGACGGCCGATCTGTACCGCGCATTCATGCCCGACTGGTCGTATCACTGGGGCAGCAATATGCCCAAGGCCGACTATGCCAATGTGAACCGCACGATGCTCAAAGCCGGACTGGGCAATGCGGCCAGCCTGCGCCGGAAGGCCACCGAGCAAGTCCATTATTTTCATGGTGTGAACCCGCAGGGGCTCGTTTATTTGTCCAACATGTACGGCGTGGGCGGCGAGCGCTGCGCGAACGAGATTTACCACGCGTGGTTCAACGACGGCACCATTTACGACAATGCGCTCACGTCGCCGAACGGCCCGGCGCCGGGATACGTCGTCGGCGGGCCCAATGCCGACTATACGATCAGTAGCCAGTCGCCGCCGTTCGGGCAACCGCGCCAGAAAAGCTACCTCGATTTCAACACCGGCTGGCCGACCAACAGCTGGGAAATCACCGAGCCGGCGATTTACTACCAGGCCGCCTACATCCGCCTGCTGGCGCATTCGACATTGCCTATCGAAGACCCGCTGCCGGTTGAACTGGCCGATTTCTATTTAAAAGAACTCAGCAACGGCCAGGCGCAGCTTTTCTGGAAAACCGCTTCCGAAGTCGATAATGAACGTTTCGAAATCGAGCGCTCGACCGACGGCACCGATTTCCGCCTGATCGGGGAGGTGAAAGGGAATCTCACTTCCCAGCATGCACATCATTACACTTTCACGGATACCGAAGCGCCGGGTATCACTTCCTATTATCGTTTAAAACAAATCGACGTGGATGGGCAGTTTGAGTATTCCAAAATCATCGCGCTGTACCGCAACGGCGACGTCGCCTTTCGCATCGCGCCCAATCCACTGACCGATTACCTCGATCTTCAAATGCCTCCGCAAACCGGTCGTACCACGGTGAAAATTATCAATATGGCCGGCGTGGAAGTGATGCGGCGGGAAATGAATGGGAGCGGTCGTGTGGCTATTCCAGACATTACCAAAGGGATCTACCTGCTCAGTGTGGAGCAGGGGAGCGACAAGCTTTTTACACAAAGGATTTTTAAAAACTGA
- a CDS encoding homogentisate 1,2-dioxygenase, translating to MPIYQKLGTIPPKRHTQFRKPDGGLYYEELFGTIGFEGMSSLLYHTWRPTQVKSLGEPIDISPRVAVTNNMMMRKLIGFDMKPAADYLDSRTPLLMNRDLILGLAAPSGAPMDYFYKNADADELLFVHRGSGRLRTPFGQVPFTYGDYVLIPRGTIYQIDFDGPDNRLLYLESHSPIYTPKRYRNHFGQLTEHSPYCERDYVLPRDLETHDEHGDFVVKIKKQSHFHPVTYETHPFDVIGWDGYNYPWAFSIHNFEPITGRIHQPPPVHQTFQTDAFVVCSFCPRLYDYHPLAIPAPYNHSNIDSDEVLYYVDGDFMSRNDIAQGHITLHPGGIPHGPHPGAYERSIGKKETQELAVMVDTFRPLMLTEQAMAIDDGRYFMSWGE from the coding sequence ATGCCGATCTATCAAAAACTAGGAACCATCCCGCCCAAGCGCCACACGCAGTTCCGAAAACCGGACGGCGGGCTTTACTATGAAGAACTCTTTGGAACGATCGGTTTCGAAGGCATGTCTTCCCTCCTCTATCACACCTGGCGGCCCACGCAGGTGAAATCGCTTGGCGAGCCCATTGACATTTCCCCGCGCGTGGCTGTGACCAACAATATGATGATGCGAAAGCTGATCGGCTTCGACATGAAACCGGCGGCGGATTATCTCGACAGCCGAACGCCGTTACTCATGAACCGCGATCTTATTCTCGGCCTGGCCGCCCCCAGCGGTGCTCCGATGGATTATTTTTACAAAAATGCCGACGCCGACGAGCTCCTGTTCGTACACCGCGGCTCGGGCAGGCTGCGCACGCCGTTCGGGCAGGTGCCATTCACATATGGAGATTATGTACTGATTCCCAGGGGTACAATTTACCAGATCGACTTCGATGGGCCTGATAACCGCCTGCTTTACCTCGAATCACATTCGCCCATTTACACGCCCAAACGCTACCGCAACCATTTCGGTCAGCTCACCGAGCATTCGCCGTATTGCGAGCGTGATTATGTGCTGCCCCGAGACCTCGAAACACACGACGAGCACGGGGATTTTGTCGTTAAAATCAAGAAACAGAGCCATTTTCACCCGGTCACCTACGAAACGCACCCGTTTGATGTCATCGGCTGGGACGGATACAATTATCCGTGGGCGTTTTCGATCCATAATTTCGAACCGATTACCGGCCGCATTCACCAGCCGCCGCCCGTGCACCAGACGTTCCAGACCGACGCATTTGTAGTATGCTCGTTTTGCCCGCGGCTTTACGATTACCACCCGCTGGCCATTCCTGCACCCTACAACCACAGCAATATCGACTCCGACGAGGTCCTGTACTACGTCGACGGCGACTTCATGAGCCGCAACGACATCGCGCAGGGGCACATTACGCTCCACCCGGGCGGCATCCCGCACGGTCCGCACCCAGGCGCCTACGAACGGAGCATCGGCAAAAAAGAGACCCAAGAACTCGCCGTCATGGTCGACACTTTCCGCCCACTCATGCTCACCGAACAGGCAATGGCGATTGACGACGGGCGGTACTTTATGAGTTGGGGGGAATGA
- a CDS encoding sugar porter family MFS transporter, with the protein MAQAGVPLPALEYPPVPINKKYVYLLCAIAALGGILFGFDLVIISGTVAFFQAHFGLSELETGLAVGCINLGAAVGAVMGGWLCDRLGRKKLLMICAVLFAMTGGGTGWAMSFNMFIAFRMLSGVAVGAAALVCPIYLAEISPASMRGTTVSFYQLSIVVGILLAYLSNYLLLNVEDNWRWMFSSQSIPALLFYFSLFTASESPRWLVRSGREFEAQIVLERIGGLDYSLAEQEQIEQSFADKSDTGVSELFKKEVRHIVFIGVMIAVFSQIVGQNSIFSYAPELFKKAGMAQDSAFMQSIIIGITNFVSTFVAIFTIDKVGRKKLLQYGSFLLFADAIALAAAFYMQLSGIWVLVFVLAFIGFYSATLGPVTWVTLSEIFPNRIRGNAMAVATLALWIANFFTTSLFPVMNQYFGVPVTFLIHAGVCLGYFLFIRNKVPETRGRSLEEIEKLLEKS; encoded by the coding sequence ATGGCGCAAGCAGGCGTTCCGCTTCCGGCATTGGAGTACCCTCCCGTCCCGATCAACAAAAAGTACGTTTACCTGCTCTGCGCCATTGCCGCGCTGGGCGGGATACTGTTTGGTTTCGACCTGGTGATCATTTCCGGGACAGTTGCATTTTTTCAGGCGCATTTCGGGTTGAGCGAACTCGAAACGGGTCTGGCCGTTGGGTGTATCAACCTCGGTGCTGCGGTGGGCGCAGTCATGGGTGGCTGGCTTTGCGATCGGCTGGGCCGTAAAAAGCTACTGATGATCTGTGCGGTACTATTCGCGATGACGGGTGGCGGCACCGGTTGGGCCATGAGTTTTAATATGTTTATCGCGTTTCGCATGCTCAGCGGCGTTGCCGTGGGAGCGGCCGCATTGGTTTGTCCGATCTACCTCGCCGAAATTTCGCCCGCATCTATGCGCGGCACCACCGTTTCGTTTTACCAGCTATCGATTGTCGTCGGTATCTTGCTGGCCTATCTTTCCAACTACCTGTTGCTGAATGTCGAAGACAACTGGCGTTGGATGTTTTCGTCCCAGTCGATCCCTGCATTGCTGTTCTATTTCAGCCTGTTCACCGCCTCTGAAAGCCCGCGCTGGCTCGTGCGGTCGGGGCGTGAATTCGAAGCGCAGATCGTACTGGAACGCATTGGCGGCCTGGACTACTCGCTGGCGGAGCAGGAGCAGATCGAGCAAAGCTTCGCCGATAAGTCCGACACGGGCGTGTCGGAGCTATTTAAAAAGGAAGTCCGGCATATTGTGTTTATCGGGGTCATGATCGCCGTGTTTTCGCAGATAGTCGGCCAGAATTCCATCTTCTCCTATGCGCCGGAGCTTTTCAAAAAGGCGGGAATGGCGCAGGACTCGGCATTTATGCAGTCGATCATCATCGGGATCACCAATTTTGTCTCCACTTTCGTTGCCATTTTCACGATCGACAAGGTAGGGCGGAAGAAGCTGCTTCAATATGGGTCTTTCCTGCTGTTTGCCGACGCCATTGCATTGGCGGCTGCGTTTTACATGCAGTTATCGGGCATTTGGGTGTTGGTCTTCGTGCTGGCATTCATCGGCTTTTATTCGGCTACGCTCGGGCCGGTCACCTGGGTGACGCTGTCGGAGATTTTCCCGAACCGTATCCGCGGAAATGCGATGGCCGTTGCGACGCTGGCACTCTGGATCGCCAATTTTTTCACGACGTCCCTGTTCCCTGTCATGAACCAGTATTTCGGCGTGCCGGTCACCTTTTTGATCCACGCAGGCGTTTGTCTGGGTTACTTCCTCTTCATCCGGAACAAAGTGCCCGAAACAAGGGGCCGGTCATTGGAAGAAATTGAGAAACTATTGGAAAAAAGCTGA